The Desulfovermiculus halophilus DSM 18834 genome includes the window CAGTCCGCCCTTGCCGGAGCTAAAGCCTGACAAGGGCGGGAAGACAATCGCTGGACCTGAAGGCGTATCCGCCTGGCCGCTCACATGTGGTGAGCGTTCAGACCCCCTGGCTAGATTTCAGGGAGCACTGCCCCATGGACGGTGCCTGCGCCGGGCTGCCCCGGCCTCTAGACTTCCGGGCGGGGCAGGACGCCGGCCATCTCGGCGATTTCCGGCACCCTGTGCTCCCACTCGATGGCCATGAGATGCACCCCGGCAATCCCTTCCATCTCCTTGAACTCCTGAATCTGCTCCACAGCAATCTTTATCCCTTCGTCTTTCTGCTTCTTTTTCTCCACTCCGCGCAGCCGCTTGACGATCTCCTCCGGAACGTCCATCCCCGGCACCTTGGTCTGCATGTATTTGGCCATACCCACACTCTTCATGGGCGTGATTCCGGCCAGAATGGAGGTCTTTTCCGCCAGTCCCATGTCCACGGCTTGCTTGGTCCACTCCCGCATCCGCTTCATATTGTAGATGCACTGGGTCTGGATAAAGTCGGCCCCGGCCTGGATCTTCTTGGCCAGCCGGTGCACCCTCCAGGCATAGGGCTCGGCAAAGGGGTTGGCGGCGGCCCCGATGAACATCTCAGGTGGACCGTCGATATCCGCCCCTCCCTGAAACTTTCCCTCGTCCCGCATGTTCTTGACCATGGCCAAGAGCTGGATGGAGTCTATGTCAAAGACGCCTTTGGCGTGGGGATGGTCGCCGAACTGCTGATGGTCGCCGGAGAGGCAGAGCATGGTGTTGATGCCCAGGGAGCTGGCTCCCAGAACATCGGCCTGCATTGCTAGTCTGTTCCTGTCCCTGCAGACCATTTGGTAGATCGGCTCCAGACCTTCGTCCTTGACGATCAGCGATGTGGCCCAGCTGGACATGCGGACCATACCGGTCTGGTTGTCGGTGATATTCACCCCGTCCACCATGCCCTTGAGGTGGGAGGCCTTGTCCTTGACTGCCTGAACATTCGTTCCGCGAGGTGGCCCGAGTTCCCCGGTAAAAGCAAAGTGGCCTGCACGCAAGACCTTTTCCAATCTACTCTGCGTCTTCATAGGCACAATCTCTTTGGGTTAGATATTAAACATACAACCCAGCATAAAGCCGACAGACATCACCCGTCTCAGACTGCTCGCTTCTGGATCCCTCTGCGCCTCGGGCTGGATTTTGGTGTGCACCAGACCTCCCTACAGGGTCATGAGGCTCATGGCCGGAATAAAAAAGTTCAAAAACGGGCCGGACACCGAGGCCCTGGATCTCCATTTGCCGTTGTCCTTGGCCAGCCCC containing:
- a CDS encoding methylenetetrahydrofolate reductase — encoded protein: MKTQSRLEKVLRAGHFAFTGELGPPRGTNVQAVKDKASHLKGMVDGVNITDNQTGMVRMSSWATSLIVKDEGLEPIYQMVCRDRNRLAMQADVLGASSLGINTMLCLSGDHQQFGDHPHAKGVFDIDSIQLLAMVKNMRDEGKFQGGADIDGPPEMFIGAAANPFAEPYAWRVHRLAKKIQAGADFIQTQCIYNMKRMREWTKQAVDMGLAEKTSILAGITPMKSVGMAKYMQTKVPGMDVPEEIVKRLRGVEKKKQKDEGIKIAVEQIQEFKEMEGIAGVHLMAIEWEHRVPEIAEMAGVLPRPEV